TTCTTGGCCAGGACCACAATCAGTTGCCCTGGAGACAGATGCAGCTGATGCATCGTCGGGGCAACAgcggtggaggtggtggtggtgactGCCTGGGCTATCTCTGTTGACAAAACAGAGATAGCTGAGGGGGGATTTAGATCAGGTAAATGTCAAGAGCATAACAGAGTTAATCAGCAGACTCatagtctttgtgtgtctgtgtgtgtgtgtgtgtgtgtgtgtgtgtatatgtgtgtgtgtgtgtgtgtgagagagagagagagagagagagaaaatcgCTGTCTTACCAGGCTTTTTGATTAGAGCTCCAGGTTTTGACACCTAAATTAATTAAGTAACAGTACATTAAGGAGTAAAGTAACAAATAAGTCAATtgtatttcaaatatatatacacacacataataataataataataataatacgtgcATATCACAGGTTTACGGCTGACTGATCTTTGCAATATTACTTAACATATAATGTACTTTATACAATTAATGAAATTAGAAAAGTTAATCTGTGTCACCTCTGGTTCAACAGGTCGGACATAGTTAGAGGGGAAAACCCCGGTCTGATCCCCGATGCATCCTCGCCACCATTCTCCTTCCCTTTCCGTCACCGTGACAACGTCTCCCTCAACAAACGTCAGGTCCCCCGCCTCCGGGCTCTCATATGTGTACAGAGCAACATACTCTGGTTTGGATCAAATACAAGAGCGTAAATCAGAGCAATGTGTCCGACAGTTGGCTTGTTGTCATAATTACACGTAGAGACTTTCTTTCTACATGTTAGCTATTCTTACCTTCTAGCTGAACAGTGTCAGATGTGTCATCCAAACTGGAATGGGAACAACACATAGTCAATTTAGTCTTACACTCAGCGGACatcagagaggtgtgtgtgtgtgtgtgtgtgtgctcttgtgtGTCCTCATACTCTGTATTGCCTCCCGTCTCCACGGTGACATAGCTTTTTGGGAACCATCCCTGAGTCCCGTTGAGCTGTCCCAACCACCAGTCCTCCCGCTGCTGCAGCACGCCGATGACGTCGCCCTGGGAGAAGCTCAGCATCGCGGTGACGACGTCACCCGTGCCGGAGGCGAGAGTGAGGTTTGTTTCTGAGGTGGCTGACCACGAGGAGACGGCTCGAGCCAACAGAGGGGCGGAGGACTGAGGAGTAGGATGAGAAGGGCAGCAAGGTTTCACATGAGAGTCGAGCAATTCTTCTATGAAATCaaggaaaacaaatcaaatcaaattttAAAAAGAACTTTAAATATCTCGGATCACCTGGCAATTTCTGACCGTGAGATCTACTAACCTAGAATTATTTTCCTGTCACCCTGAGTCCACAACCATTTTTATGGGCAAAATACAGTTATTTACCTCGCAGTAAAGCGTTCATTGTGTGCTTTTTCATATTGCTTTGCTGAAACGGTGTGCTCGTGCCTTAGATAAAGCAATGCCCTGTTCTAAGCAGCAGAAGATTAAACCGTCAGTACAAACACAAGCGACTTAAGACTCGACCCACAAAGACTTGACTCGGACTTGCCAAAAATGACTTGTGAGTATCTCTGCTACTAACTGATGTTATCTATTGGGAGATGGAGATCTATAAATGTCTGCGTGAGCCACAGAAAGGCAAACAGAGACTCTCATAGGGAAAAGCTATTAATATACAGccgtgctgctgctgaagatgtactgtatatatatgtgtgtgtgtgtgtgtgtgtgtgagagatggtgacggcagcagtgtgtgtaccaAGCCAGACCCAGATAGTTGCCTGCCAAAGCTTGTTTATAGCTCAGAGATACTATCAAGGCAGACATCACTAAAGCGACAGAGCAACCAGCTGTAACCACAAAGTTGATGTGGCAACATATTTGCAAATagctgcttatttacacatgcaACAGCTACAGagaaacattgacattcattcagtcatgtCTTTGGTCACCTGGCGGAAAGCACGTCCAATATTCAATCTCCTGAAACCAGTAAAGTTGTGGGACGGaagaaccaaaacaatgagctgaaagaagcTAAACAGCTCCGAAGAGCGGAGGGGAACCGCAGCATTTTATAACTCTCTGGGTGTTACAAGAAATCTAATTACAAGAGATTTATTTcccattttaatttattcaattgTTAATATAAAAGTAATAACTATTGCGGCTTCAATCTGATAAAATGGCAGCACTGAGAGACCGTAGCTTATTAAAAGGGCTTTTGAAAAAGACATTATGGAGAACTTTCTGTCGTTGTCATGCCTGAACAAAAGAGAGTAATACAGAAGGGATAGAAGCAGATAACTCCCACGTTGCTCCCGTATAAACGTGGCTACGCATCCCCAGAAATAGAACGCTAATCTCTGAACagacaaagcaacaaaacaGGGTTTTAATTTGCATCCGGAGTAGGTCACCTAAACGTGTATCTGTCCATCAGGAGGGAGCTTTTCTTTTAAAGGAAACTTAAGTTAGCCCCAATTCCCCCGTGTGCCCGGAGTTAAAAGTAAAGTTGAGCGTTACCTGTGACGCGTTCGATTGGGCAGGaacagtgatgtcacatgcTGCCTTCTTGTCTGGGACTCTGGGTTAAACAGGAGGGACACACCATTCAAGAAGGAGCGCACACAAGACAAGGCTAGCATACATAGCAATGCCCAAAGCATGACGGCTTATAAACTAGCAtcgtggttctcaaccttttttcagtgatgtaccccctgtgAAATATTATTTCAGCCAAGTATCCCTCCCAACCTATTTTTGAttgattatttaatatttattgttatcAGTGTCcgattttaatgtaaaatatataaaattcagtttatgaatttacacttatattttattgaatatttgttaaataacaatatttaaaagATTTTTGAATGGATGTCTTTCCGTTACCTTGTGTTAAGTGGTGGCGGCGGCGGACAGGACGATTTTCCAATTGAAGAAGGGACGGGTGTCTTGGTAGTGGAGGGTGTTGGACATTTCTCTGCGTAACTCTGGGGGAACCAGCCcctgtttccatggtaactcCCGCAAAACCAGCCAGGCTCACCGACGGTCTGCTCATCCACCTGCgtcgtgaaaaaaaaacacggttTAATCACCGGCAATTAGCCATAACAAGCCGACGATGATGAACGCGTTGTTTAACAGCGGCAGTGGTTTTTTGGACCGACAAGGAACAATAACTACTACAGAGCAATCATACATACAGATATCCATCTAAACCATCGGACaatgctttatttttaattgactgTGTTCAATTCTATCCTGCATCTTTTTACCAACCCATGCTCATCAAATATTGTATTAAAAACTAACAAATATTAGCACCTCTAAGTTAGCTACTACTGTAAGCTAAGTTAATTAATAGAGTAATATCTTTCATCTAGTTACTAGATGAAAGATACAGATGTTTGAATCCCATAGTCACACATCTACTAGAATCTAGTAGATGTGTGACTATGGGATTCAAACATCTGTATCTTTCATCTCGTAGACGTGTGACTATGGGATCCAAACATCTGTATCTTTCATCTCGTAGACGTGTGACTATGGGATCCAAACATCTGTATCTTccagtgcgagtgtgtgtctcGTACCTCTATCAGGCCGTCTGCGTCGATGCTCAGCTCGTCTGCGTTTCGGGCCACAAACGAGTACAGAGCTCGATACGTGGTCAGCTTGGAGGGGCGCTGAGCATCCAACACCGGCTGttgttctcctctctcctgctcttctttccttctcctctcctcctcctcttctttccgtttcctttcctgctcctcctcaatcttcctcttctctttctcctcctcctccctcttcctcttctccttctccttctcctcctcctccctcctcctcctctcctcttcctgcgcTTTCTCCTGGGCTGCTTGGAGGCAAGCCTgtgcctccctctcctcctcctcctccctttgtctggccctctgctcctccaggagCCTCCTTTGAcgcgcctcctcttcctccttctcctgttGCTCTCTTCTCTCTTGCTCTAGCTTTGCCTGTCTGTGgaaagtacattttgtaaagcccgacataaaaaatgtgtttcgTCGGAAATGAAGGTCACCAGAAATATCCTGGAGAAACAAAAGCCGAttcaaataaaagcacagtGCGAATCATTTGCAGTCACACTCACCTGgctgcctcttcttcctccctcctcttcctctccatctcctcgtCCCTGCGCCTCTGCAGCTCCCTCAGTTTCTCTTCTTTGACTCTGTGCAGGTCGACCAGGACAGCCTGCTGCCTCACCTGCTTCTCCCTCAGCTCCTGATGCAGCCACAGAATGTACCGTGCATTAGAGAGATATCAAAGACACAAGCAACCACCATTTCAACGATGCAGAAGACGGTGTTATGATCAGACACGAAACACAACACAAGCGCCAACGACAAACAAGCCAAAGTAGTGGATGCACAGGACTGTACGTTACATTTGTGCTCAATGTATAGACAGATTTGGATGTGTTGCAAAGCTCATATCTGCATACAGTATGATACACATATTTGATGCAATAGTACTAATACAATCATATCCAAACAAGCAAAATGGCTCAAAAAAGCAGCCATTTACAGGCAcatgcagaggtgtgtgtgtgtgtgtacacggcGAGTTCATTTGGTCCCTTGTGCAAgttaagcgtgtgtgtgtgtgtgtgtgtgtgtgtgtgtgtgtgtgtgtgtgtgtgtgtgtgtgttttaccctCAGGGTGCATCCTGTTTACACAAAAGAACACAGGCGAGAACAAATcccgcaacaaaaaaaaaggaagacatgGTACCAAAGGAGGGCTCCGTTTAATAATGAGtcgaaagaaagaaaaacaaccccaAGGATGAGCGAACAGATCGAATCATCACGGGATGAAAAGGAGAGCAAGATTGAAGATTGTGGCAAGAGgtgagatggaaaaaaaaaactaataaggAGGAGGGGTGAAAAAGATTACAcagtcagagggagagagaggaagagatagagggaaggaggaagaaggataACCTTGATGAGAAGGAAGAGCTGGGTAAGGCAGGCCAGCAGAGACAGAAGGCCCCGCAGGAGACAGTCATCCATATCCCCAAGCTATGACAACACAGTGTGATGATGCAGGAAATGGAAAGATGGAAGAGAACAGAGGAGGGTAGACAATCAAGATAAAAGTCGAGTTGTAAGAcggataaaagaagaaaaaggaaagcagaaagaaaaagagccatcggagagaaacacaattaatggaaaaaaaaccacGGCGAGAAGAAAGATTTCCAGGTGGAGGAAAGcagggggaggaaaaaagacagaggagagaaggaaaggtgTTAGAAGATATTAAAAagcattggaaaaaaaaaacgatatggAAAACGATAGAAGAGATAACTGTTGTTACTGCAACTTTTAGCATTAGATTGACGATATGTTGAAAGGAGATATGACATCATCCATCACAGGTATTGAATACTCGGCGTGTGCGAGTGCAATAACaaggtttctcttttctttcctgagGGGCGAAACTCCAAGCAGCGTTTTTTCACTGTGAAACtcccttttctgttttattccAACAAAccgaacaaaaagaaagataataTTGGTGTAATCCCTTATATAGTTGGATTGCTTTATTTTGTCGTGTTATTATGATTATACCCAACTTCTATCTTGATTCATGGGGaaattatttgctttcttgcagagagtaaAATGAGAGAATTACCACTTTCGTGTCTGTGCATTAATTTCGGATTGAGCCAGTAGATCATGTTAAATTGACATAATGATTGGAAACGGGGGAATACAGCCAGTCTGGCTTTCACGGAGCTACTCTCTACTGGCCTGACCTTGCTCCTCGCCCTGGTGTACATTGGGTGGAGTTGAACTCCATTGCAAAAGGTCGTTACCCGCCTCCATATCCCAGATAAGTCTGTGCCCATCACTGACCTTAAGCTCCTTGTTGTACTGCTCCATCTGGGACAGTTTGTCGGTGGTCTCCCTCTCCAGAGTGTCGAGCTGGTCCTTCAGCCTCCGGCAATTCCCTCCTTTCTCCGTCACAGTCCCGGTCAGCGAGGTCAGAGTCGTCGCTACAGGgcaaaggtcaaaaggtcagaggCCGGCGCAAGGGTTCAGTGACCGATGACCGTGTGTTGTGCGACAGGCGTTTGTCACCCACGGGGGATTTTGTTGAGGTTGATGTTTCTTAGCTTCTCTGTCAATCTTTGCTGTTCTGGGACCAGCTGGGAGAGCTTCGTCTGCCAGTCCTATGGcaaacacagaggcacacacacacaagcagaacatgagaagaagaaaaaacaaacattcatggGGAAAAATTGAATAAATGTTTGACAGGGAGGAAGTTGAAGCGAAAGCATTTCTTCAAACCTCAAACTGAAGCTGCAGTGTGTTGATCTCTATGATGCGCGAGTCCCTCTTCTGATTGACATGGTCCACCTCCGCCTTCAGAACCCGCCTCTTGCTCTGAGCGTCACGGAGACGGTCTGAGATCTGCTTGTGCTTGTTTCCCTGTGAGGCCAGGTGACACATATctcagtgtgtgtccatgccTTCTGAAGAAGAGCTTGTTTCTGAATGTCTCACCACATCCTCCAGCTCCAACTCTAGACTCTTCTTTTTGGCCCTGAGTCGGAAgatctcctcctgctccccacatttcctcctgcccagctcctctctcttcgCACGCTCCCACTCCTCCCTGTGCTGGCGCTCCATCTCCTGCTTCGCCGCCTGTAAAGCACAAAGGAACACGGTCATCCCCGAGACGTGGCAGCCTAGACGTTCGGCATCTCACAGACGGAGGCCATTTCTCCAGctcacctccttcctctccagctccctcagcctctcctcctccctctgtctctccatttCTCTATGACTCTCCAAGCGCCTCTCCTCCGCAAGCCTCCTCCGGTTTTCCTGCTCcctcgtctccctctccctcctttcatGAGCCTCCCTCGCCTCCCTGTCTCTCCTATCCCTCTCCTTTCTCCGCTCTTCCTCCAGAGCCAGCCGACGTTTCTCCAGTTCGGCGCTGCCTCGCGCAAAGTTCGCCTTCAGCTTGTCCTCAAAGGACACtaaggaggagaaaagacagacagatgtgaCACAGAGGACGACTAAAGACTTGAATTGTAACGTCACGGGTGCCATACCGCTGCTCTTGTTCTTTTGTGCAGGTTCTATCTCGAGTGTTTCTATTAGACAGGGGGTTATGTAGGGCCCCGTCCCATTAACAAGCTCACTGGGCTTGATTCCacctctgaaaaaaaagagaaaagaaggaaatatatatatatatatatataataatgaatgtATGAAATAATCCATTGagtgtgtctatctgtgtgtgtgttacctgaaaGAGGGAGGCACCAGGTCTTGAGGCAGTGTGAGGGGTAGTGGTCGGCCAGTTTTGGCCATGTCCACGAGGTGCATGGCCAGAATGAACTCATCAGCTTGCAGCTGACCGTCCTTGTTCACATCTGCCAAGGTCCTATGTACGCACAACATATTAAGTCACATTGTAGAGCAATAAAgataaaaaaacgtgtttttttgtgAGAATATCATGACTTTAAAGCAGCATGAGGCTGTAAAATTAACAAGTTATCACGTCGTAAAGTTGTGATGATGAATGACttagcaaacagttgcctaTTTACTCCTCCAgcacacacagagcaacattaacATTCATTTGCATGAATGTTTCTGACCACCTGGTTCATAAATCCTTTACTAACACTCATTTAGCTTCCACCACATCCCGAAGGGAAGACTTTTTACTCCTCTTTAGATGCTCAACGCGTCACTATGTTCATCAGCTACATGCTAACTTGGTCTGTTTGCCTTTTGGTGATGAGAGCATTGAGATAAACCACAATAATGAGCTAAAAAGCTGGTTTGCTGTTTATTATATgatattctacttttttttgttgttaaatgaTAAACCAAGTTGCAttaaatctcacacacacacacacacacacacacacacacacacacacacacactatactcACCAGATGGTGGCGAGCTGAGTCTGGGTCAGGTTGGACGCAATCAGCGCATTTCTAACCTGAGGTCCTAAAAATGACATCAGGAATAATAACACAGTGAATTCCCACGCCACCTGATGTGGACGTGTTTGCCGACGTCGGACTTCCACGTTCTGTCAAGTGGGCTTAAGGGCACTGACAAGAGTCCGTGAGTGCATGCGTGTGAAGTGAAGAGTACGCTCAGTCAAACTTTGCCAATGCCATGCTCAGGCGGTCCTGAGAACCTCCTGTTTATTttagctggtgtgtgtgtgtgtgcgtgtgtgtgtgtgtgtgtatgtatacgcGTGTCTGTCCCGGGACCCACCGGACAAGTAGCCACTCATGAGCTTGTCGAGCGTGTTGAACTGCTGACGGTACTTGAGCCTCGAGCCCTGCGGGACGGCCCAATCGCATGCACCCGTCTTCGGAGAGTTACTGGCCAACGACGTGGTGGAGGAAGAGTTTGAACTACGAACGGAgagtacaaagaaaaaaaaagaagaggcatGACGTTACACCAAGATATCACCTAAAGGGAAATTACACAACAGTATTGCATGGTCAGCGTTCCCGTTCTACCTTGCATTCAAGCCTCGACTTAAACCCTCTAATTGCTCCGAGACTCCCTTGTGTTATCTCCCAGCTCTTAATTAGCTGTAGCGGAAGCAACCGGCCACGTAGACAATGACTCTCTGAAACGAGGCAGCGCCGTACTCTCGGGCTACGCTAATCAGCCCTTCTGTTTTCATCATAAACAATGCCTCTGCAAGAATAGCAATAGGATAGGCCGGGTCGATGGCGTTCATTTGAGAagaatttactttttttctccatcattaTAGCTGGCTGGAAACATGCAACACTCCCCTGAAATGGAAGAGGGTTCAGGGAGACAATGGGAGATGAAGTGCGGGATCCTGCCTCCGCCGtagggattgtgtgtgtttgtgtgtgtgtgtgtgtgtgtgtgtgtgtgtgtgtgtgtgtgtgtgtgtgtcaccaggAGGGTAAAAGTCCCTTATAATAAAACTTGTTATGGTtctgggggaagaaaaaaaaacacaaaaaaaaacacaggacaAGAAGATGCTTTTGCACACTGTGGAAATGCGAGTCGCATACCGGTCACTACTGTTGTTCGACTTATCGCCCACTTGCATTCAGGACGcctctcctttcctttactGTATATCTATAAGGTTTCATGTATTGTTTGTTATATGTGTTCCCCTTCTGGgacaaaaataaagttgaaaGGTTAAAGTGATGTGTGGATGGCCGCTGGATCGACCTGTACTGGTATTTGACTTCCCAACACGCCTTCCCACCTTTACACatgaggaccaggactaacacTGGGCCATTTAAAACAATGCACTCACAATGAAATCAGATACTACCCCCTAGTCATTTTCCTAAACCACACACAACACCATGAGAAAGATCAAAGATATTATATATGCTATTATCTTTTTTTGAAGGGAATCTGATCATTACTGAATCTGCACAAAACCTCCCGGACTCTGGTTTCTTCTTTGTTTACTCCTCATTATGTCCCACGACTGAAACTGCTCCAGGCAGACTTAGTTAAAGTGCTTTGTGCTACAAACACAAGCAACAGTGACTGCCATGGACGTAGGACTCCAGTCGCTATCTCACACTTCCACTTCCCTTAGAGATTCGCTGACATTCACGGCTGATAAGGTATATGGCATTGTCAGCATATGTGACACCCCCCGCTGGTGACAAGTTATTAGAAACCTAAACAACAGTGAATATATAGCAGTCTACTATCTAACATGTTTTGGGACTGATGTTAAGTCCTAAAaaccaaattaaaaatgttgaccGGATCATGGCGCTATAAGAAAAGCCAGTCATGACCCAATTTAATTGCAATCCAAATCAGTAACTGTTGAGCTAAAACATTAATGAGTAGGACCGGCTCTGTTTACTTCACAGTAACAgttccctcctccctttgcctctAATGTTTGTGCCTCTAAACAAGCCCACTTCCTAAATGTTGCCAATCTGATTTCAAAGCGCCCTTCCTGCTCCCTCTGTTATCTCAGGGTTTCATCTCTGCCTGCATTCTGATCCTCGTCCCTTCCCCTGCTTCCTTGTAAGCACAGAATGAATGGGCTGGCAGTGTGCAACTCAGACCAGCGTTAATAGCAGCCTTTCCCTTAAAATACCTGCATAATAAATGGGGCTTTTTTAGAACTCAGCTCCCACGAATCCAACTTGGAAATTGAGTGCTTGGTTCTAAATTGATGTTTTCTGGAGGAACTTGACGTGCTGACAGGGAACGTTCAAAATGAAGAGAAATTCTCGTTAATGCTATTATCCATTTACACTCTCACCTGCTGGATCCAAGGTCCAGAAGAGAGTTGGCGTTCGACATGCCGGTGGACGGAGAGAACGCCGTGGGAGAGGAAAagccagagagagggagcgctGCAGATAGGGTTGGAGGCAGTTGGTTAACAGTCACATTTAATTTGGACATGGTGATATGAGAAAACAATCTGCTGAATGCTTTAGTGCATGCACGTAAACACAAGTGTGCAtgtgctttgctttttttttttttaaatatgcaatcaATCTCTGACATACTATGAGCAGAGTGCAGCTGCCCTTGAACGTGCGTACGTCTAATCTTATCTCCTCATACTTTACATTCGCAGCACACAGAGCTCCAGCGGCAAGGTTATTgacatctgttttttaaaaaacaaacggaTCGTTGTTTTCTGCAACTCT
The nucleotide sequence above comes from Cyclopterus lumpus isolate fCycLum1 chromosome 24, fCycLum1.pri, whole genome shotgun sequence. Encoded proteins:
- the LOC117727571 gene encoding intersectin-2-like — translated: MNGAASVWAITPEERGKHDKQFDSLGPVLGYVSGEQARKFFLQSGLPPSVLAEIWNLADMDGDGKMDRQEFSIAMKLIKLKLQGRNLPSVLPITMKQPPVSNSAPTIPSSARFGMGSMPNLSIGLSSMSARSAMPILTPIAANHSMHSVQTLVPTPMTLPLINCLGNPGLPNGNFNLLTPPLVPNNSALPLSGFSSPTAFSPSTGMSNANSLLDLGSSSSNSSSTTSLASNSPKTGACDWAVPQGSRLKYRQQFNTLDKLMSGYLSGPQVRNALIASNLTQTQLATIWTLADVNKDGQLQADEFILAMHLVDMAKTGRPLPLTLPQDLVPPSFRGGIKPSELVNGTGPYITPCLIETLEIEPAQKNKSSVSFEDKLKANFARGSAELEKRRLALEEERRKERDRRDREAREAHERRERETREQENRRRLAEERRLESHREMERQREEERLRELERKEAAKQEMERQHREEWERAKREELGRRKCGEQEEIFRLRAKKKSLELELEDVGNKHKQISDRLRDAQSKRRVLKAEVDHVNQKRDSRIIEINTLQLQFEDWQTKLSQLVPEQQRLTEKLRNINLNKIPPTTLTSLTGTVTEKGGNCRRLKDQLDTLERETTDKLSQMEQYNKELKELREKQVRQQAVLVDLHRVKEEKLRELQRRRDEEMERKRREEEEAARQAKLEQERREQQEKEEEEARQRRLLEEQRARQREEEEEREAQACLQAAQEKAQEEERRRREEEEKEKEKRKREEEEKEKRKIEEEQERKRKEEEEERRRKEEQERGEQQPVLDAQRPSKLTTYRALYSFVARNADELSIDADGLIEVDEQTVGEPGWFCGSYHGNRGWFPQSYAEKCPTPSTTKTPVPSSIGKSSCPPPPPLNTRVPDKKAACDITVPAQSNASQSSAPLLARAVSSWSATSETNLTLASGTGDVVTAMLSFSQGDVIGVLQQREDWWLGQLNGTQGWFPKSYVTVETGGNTDLDDTSDTVQLEEYVALYTYESPEAGDLTFVEGDVVTVTEREGEWWRGCIGDQTGVFPSNYVRPVEPEVSKPGALIKKPEIAQAVTTTTSTAVAPTMHQLHLSPGQLIVVLAKNSTGWWLGELQARGKKRQRGWFHSSHVKLLGPSSSKPSPSPLPVCQVIAMYDYTAANRDELSFSKGQLISILDKTNPDWWKADINGVTGLLPTNYIKMTTESDPSQQCTVETSSMSGHGETDGCADLMTLDTMTPQERKRQGYIHEVIQTEETYVEDLELVLEVFYKPMSESGRLTEAEMGVIFVNWRDLIVCNTKLLKALLVRKKTEGENMPVQLIGDLLASELAHMQPYIRFCSCQLNAAALLQSRTHNQPDFKDFLKKIATNYRCKGMPLSSFLLKPMQRITRYPLLIKNILEHTPDCHADRSPLREALERAEELCSQVNEGVREKENSDRLEWIQGHVQCDGPIEHLVFNSLTNCLGPRKLLHSGRLHKTKSSRELWVFLFNDFLLLTHSAKPFSSSGPDKLFSLKTNIQLKMYKTPLFLNEVLVKMPADPSSDEPIFHVSHIDRVYTLKTETLNERTTWVQKIKAASEQFIETEKKKREKAYQARSLKTSGIGRLLVTVTEAQELKACKPNGKSNPYCELTMGAQCYTSRPIGDTLNPKWNFNCQFFIKDLYQDILCITVFEKDQFSPDDFLGRTEVPVATIKKEMESKGAANRRLLLHEVPTGEVWVKLDLQLYEPTR